A single window of Streptomyces cathayae DNA harbors:
- a CDS encoding FAD-binding oxidoreductase — protein MSEHRSESDKAALSPEEVRKLADSVTGEVFLPDEPGYTERVNGFDRAVEHRPAVVVAVANAQDVVTSVGFARDHDWAVAVQTTGHGAALPADENTLFLATRGMNGVEVDPERRVARLEAGVLWEEVLPAAAEHGLAPLNGSAPFVGAVSYTLGGGIGVLSRRHGYAADHVRRIEVVTADGELRVATQEENADLFWALRGGKGNFGVVTAIEVELFEVSRIYGGGLFFPAESAAEALHFYSEWAAGMPEEMSSSFFMLDWPDADGVPQELRGKFALHLRLCYLGSPEEGERLVQPLRDLAPTLLDTVVDMPYTEVGTIHNDPPTPGCYHINTFQLSRFDHEVVDAVLAQVGPGKKSAVGLELRQLGGALARPPKVPNAVAHVDAPFQVYAAGVLGVGEDDAVLADQDRVGELFERWDSGTRMLNFMAGVAHTDAAYVSQAYTPEAYARLRALKTTWDPGNMFRVNHNIPPVSTEV, from the coding sequence GTGAGCGAGCACAGGAGCGAGTCGGACAAGGCGGCCCTGTCCCCCGAAGAGGTGCGCAAACTCGCTGACAGTGTGACGGGTGAGGTCTTCCTGCCGGACGAGCCCGGATACACCGAGCGCGTGAACGGCTTCGACCGCGCCGTCGAGCACCGCCCGGCGGTGGTCGTCGCCGTGGCGAACGCGCAGGACGTCGTGACGTCGGTCGGCTTCGCGCGCGACCACGACTGGGCGGTCGCGGTCCAGACCACGGGCCACGGCGCGGCCCTGCCCGCCGACGAGAACACCCTGTTCCTGGCGACCCGCGGGATGAACGGGGTCGAGGTGGACCCCGAGCGGCGCGTGGCACGGCTGGAGGCCGGGGTGCTGTGGGAGGAGGTCCTGCCGGCCGCGGCCGAGCACGGCCTCGCGCCGCTCAACGGCTCGGCGCCCTTCGTCGGCGCTGTCTCCTACACACTGGGCGGCGGCATCGGCGTCCTGTCGCGGCGCCACGGGTACGCGGCCGACCACGTACGGCGCATCGAGGTCGTCACCGCGGACGGCGAACTGCGGGTCGCCACCCAGGAGGAGAACGCGGACCTCTTCTGGGCGCTGCGCGGAGGCAAGGGCAACTTCGGCGTCGTGACCGCCATCGAGGTCGAGCTCTTCGAGGTGTCGCGGATCTACGGGGGCGGCCTCTTCTTCCCGGCCGAGTCCGCCGCCGAGGCGCTGCACTTCTACAGCGAGTGGGCCGCCGGGATGCCCGAGGAGATGAGCTCCTCGTTCTTCATGCTCGACTGGCCCGACGCCGACGGGGTGCCGCAGGAGTTGCGCGGGAAGTTCGCCCTGCACCTGCGGCTGTGCTACCTCGGTTCGCCCGAGGAGGGCGAGCGGCTCGTCCAGCCGCTGCGCGACCTCGCCCCCACGCTGCTCGACACGGTCGTCGACATGCCGTACACCGAGGTCGGCACCATCCACAACGACCCGCCCACGCCCGGCTGTTACCACATCAACACCTTCCAGCTCAGCCGCTTCGACCACGAGGTGGTCGACGCCGTCCTCGCACAGGTCGGGCCCGGCAAGAAGAGCGCGGTGGGCCTGGAACTCCGCCAGCTCGGCGGAGCGTTGGCCCGCCCCCCGAAGGTGCCCAACGCCGTCGCCCACGTCGACGCCCCCTTCCAGGTGTACGCGGCCGGAGTGCTGGGCGTCGGCGAGGACGATGCCGTACTGGCGGACCAGGACCGGGTCGGGGAACTCTTCGAGCGCTGGGACAGCGGCACCCGGATGCTCAACTTCATGGCCGGCGTCGCCCACACCGACGCCGCCTATGTGAGCCAGGCGTACACCCCTGAGGCGTACGCGAGGCTGCGCGCCCTGAAGACCACGTGGGACCCCGGCAACATGTTCCGGGTCAACCACAACATCCCACCGGTTTCCACAGAGGTGTAG
- a CDS encoding RNA-guided endonuclease InsQ/TnpB family protein: MTATCVKRAFKYRFSPTDAQAAELSRTFGCVRKVYNLALAARTEAWARQERVNYNQTSAMLTAWKKTEELAYLSEVSSVPLQQTLRHLQGAFTHFFAKRAKYPRFKSRKKSRKSAEYTTSGFRFRDGELTLAKMADPLDIVWSRPLPEGASPSTVTVSQDAAGRWFVSLLCEDTGVKPLAATDSAVGVDVGLDHLLTLSTGEKIANPRHGRCDRVALAKAQRRLAKKAKGDGANRRKARRKVARIYARITDRRRDGLHKLTTRLVRENQTIVIEDLTVRTMVRNRSLARAISDAAWSEFRSMLEYKAAWYGREVIAVDRFFPSSRLCSTCGTLQEKMPLHVRTWTCDCGTTHDRDVNAARNLLAVGLAVTVCGAGVRPQRSSPGGQSATKQKASRREP, translated from the coding sequence GTGACCGCGACGTGCGTGAAGCGGGCGTTCAAGTACCGCTTCTCTCCAACCGATGCGCAGGCGGCCGAGCTGTCGCGCACGTTCGGCTGCGTACGGAAGGTCTACAACCTGGCGCTCGCCGCACGCACGGAAGCGTGGGCGCGGCAGGAGCGGGTGAACTACAACCAGACCTCGGCCATGCTGACCGCGTGGAAGAAGACCGAGGAGCTGGCCTACCTGTCCGAGGTGTCGTCGGTGCCGTTGCAGCAGACGCTGCGGCACCTGCAAGGCGCGTTCACCCACTTCTTCGCCAAGCGGGCCAAGTACCCGCGCTTCAAGTCGCGCAAGAAGTCGCGGAAGTCGGCGGAGTACACCACCAGTGGTTTCCGCTTCCGTGACGGCGAGCTGACCCTGGCGAAGATGGCCGATCCACTCGACATCGTGTGGTCCCGGCCGCTGCCCGAGGGGGCGTCGCCGTCCACGGTGACCGTTTCCCAGGACGCGGCCGGGCGCTGGTTCGTCTCCCTGCTGTGCGAGGACACCGGTGTGAAGCCGCTTGCCGCCACGGACAGCGCGGTCGGCGTGGATGTCGGCCTGGATCACCTGCTGACCCTGTCCACCGGCGAGAAGATCGCCAATCCGAGGCATGGGCGCTGCGACCGCGTGGCACTGGCCAAGGCCCAACGGAGACTGGCGAAGAAGGCCAAGGGTGACGGAGCGAACCGGCGCAAGGCCCGGCGCAAGGTCGCCAGGATCTACGCCAGGATCACCGACCGTCGCCGCGACGGCCTGCACAAGCTGACGACTCGTCTCGTTCGTGAGAACCAAACGATCGTGATCGAGGACCTGACCGTGCGCACCATGGTCAGGAACCGGAGTCTCGCCCGCGCCATCAGTGACGCGGCGTGGTCGGAATTCCGGAGCATGCTGGAGTACAAGGCAGCCTGGTACGGGCGGGAAGTGATCGCGGTCGACCGCTTCTTCCCCTCCTCCAGGCTGTGCTCCACCTGTGGCACCCTGCAGGAGAAGATGCCCCTGCACGTCCGCACCTGGACGTGTGACTGCGGAACGACCCACGACCGGGATGTGAACGCAGCACGCAACCTTCTGGCCGTCGGGCTGGCGGTGACAGTCTGTGGAGCTGGTGTAAGACCTCAACGGAGTTCTCCGGGCGGGCAGTCGGCGACGAAGCAGAAAGCATCACGGCGCGAGCCGTGA
- a CDS encoding alkaline phosphatase family protein: MTKQQRTIVIITEGAAPALLDRWCAAGLLPGYARLRAEGSHGAVSAEGTPYEPPGLLSVLTGQRAADHGYFSYWTCHDPEYAPQVLGSADRRHPLLWQQESFAGLRFASIGLFGTHPVEPMDGAVISYPMRATLHACHPRDLQRRLAKEGIRPVHDVSIFWTGQPREQLLPHLLEADRQRGKAALALLPESNVVIVNLTSIDRTSHIYWQELEHGPEHEQESAVFAAYRTNDQVIQDALALADDHTDVLAFSEIGFGPLRDYCSINDDLERAGLLAKTPDGGIDWARTTAFEAVQGTHGMNINVRGRYKHGTVRKQDYERVRAEVVTALMETLNPRTGLPFFAAVHTREEVYPGTATAGAPDLIMEPADWRYLPLGDPRWATHVHRTWQSGWHRRESFWAGLGPGFAAGHADAAVASPVDIPVTLSRLHGRATPEGWPGRALGTPA; this comes from the coding sequence GTGACAAAGCAGCAACGTACGATCGTCATCATCACGGAGGGCGCGGCACCCGCACTGCTGGATCGCTGGTGTGCCGCCGGTCTCCTGCCCGGATACGCCCGGCTCCGTGCCGAGGGTTCCCACGGAGCGGTCTCCGCCGAGGGAACCCCCTACGAACCCCCGGGCCTGTTGAGCGTCCTCACCGGTCAACGGGCCGCCGACCACGGCTACTTCTCCTACTGGACCTGCCACGATCCCGAGTACGCGCCGCAGGTGCTCGGTTCCGCCGACCGCCGGCATCCGCTGCTGTGGCAGCAGGAGTCCTTCGCGGGTCTGCGCTTCGCCTCCATCGGCCTGTTCGGCACCCATCCCGTCGAGCCGATGGACGGGGCGGTGATCAGCTATCCGATGCGTGCGACCCTGCACGCCTGCCACCCGCGCGACCTTCAGCGCCGGCTGGCCAAGGAGGGCATCCGCCCGGTCCACGACGTCTCGATCTTCTGGACCGGCCAGCCCCGCGAACAGCTGCTGCCACACCTGCTGGAGGCGGACCGTCAGCGGGGCAAGGCGGCCCTCGCGCTGCTCCCCGAGTCGAACGTGGTGATCGTCAACCTCACCAGCATCGACCGCACCTCGCACATCTACTGGCAGGAACTGGAGCACGGGCCCGAACACGAGCAGGAGAGCGCGGTGTTCGCCGCGTACCGCACGAACGACCAGGTCATCCAGGACGCCCTCGCGCTGGCCGACGACCACACGGACGTGCTGGCCTTCTCCGAGATCGGATTCGGGCCGCTGCGCGACTACTGCTCCATCAACGACGACCTCGAACGGGCCGGTCTGCTGGCCAAGACCCCGGACGGGGGCATCGACTGGGCGCGCACGACGGCCTTCGAGGCGGTGCAGGGCACGCACGGGATGAACATCAACGTCCGCGGCCGCTACAAGCACGGCACGGTCCGCAAGCAGGACTACGAGCGGGTGCGCGCCGAGGTCGTCACGGCGCTCATGGAGACCCTCAACCCCCGGACCGGGCTCCCCTTCTTCGCCGCGGTGCACACCCGCGAGGAGGTGTACCCGGGCACCGCCACGGCCGGTGCCCCCGACCTGATCATGGAGCCGGCGGACTGGCGCTACCTCCCGCTGGGCGACCCCCGCTGGGCCACCCATGTGCACCGGACCTGGCAGAGCGGCTGGCACCGCCGCGAGTCGTTCTGGGCCGGCCTCGGCCCCGGCTTCGCCGCCGGCCACGCCGACGCGGCCGTGGCCTCGCCGGTCGACATTCCGGTCACCCTGAGCCGGCTGCACGGACGTGCCACCCCCGAGGGCTGGCCGGGCCGCGCGCTCGGGACACCCGCCTGA
- a CDS encoding gas vesicle protein, whose amino-acid sequence MQPRRDGDGSLAHVVETLLDKGLVLNADIMVSVAGVELLGIRLRAALASFETAARYGLEFPSGTDTETAA is encoded by the coding sequence ATGCAGCCCCGGCGGGACGGCGACGGCAGCCTCGCCCACGTGGTGGAAACCCTGCTGGACAAGGGCCTCGTGCTCAACGCCGACATCATGGTCTCGGTGGCCGGGGTGGAGCTGCTGGGCATCCGTCTGCGCGCGGCGCTGGCCTCTTTCGAGACGGCTGCCCGCTACGGGCTGGAGTTCCCGTCCGGCACGGACACGGAGACCGCCGCGTGA
- a CDS encoding cytochrome P450 translates to MSAAAGDVFPYPAGPGGTVPPQYGRLLAEDPVSRVRLADGGELYLVTRDSDVRTVLTDPVFSRYAAAVLPGKGFGRGQGTGIVDLDPPQHTVLRSPVVSAFGPGRVARWRPRIEAIAGELLSGLGDEPGPVDLVSSYTAPFAGRVVVELLGFEGARWQRVTGDVETLLMSGGAESPEAAACRDRLGDAFTTLLKERDREPGDDVATVLLGHDDPEAGGGALTEAQRVTLLHGLVISGYIGIRDLLARHLYGVLTTPGFRDRLVAQPELVPGAVVELLRFYPSSNDGLLRLATRDVELSGRTVPAGSPVLPLVSAACRDPRLVERPDQLLVDRARTPTLAFGAGPHQCPAADLATVQLATGIGRLLAAYPGARLAVPAEDVEHTSRLLPLGVTELPVLLRAPA, encoded by the coding sequence GTGAGCGCGGCAGCGGGCGACGTCTTCCCCTATCCCGCGGGCCCGGGCGGCACCGTCCCGCCCCAGTACGGCCGGCTGCTCGCCGAGGACCCCGTCTCCCGGGTACGCCTGGCCGACGGGGGCGAGCTGTATCTCGTCACCCGGGACAGCGACGTACGGACCGTACTGACCGACCCGGTCTTCAGCCGGTACGCGGCGGCGGTCCTGCCCGGCAAGGGCTTCGGCCGGGGGCAGGGCACCGGGATCGTCGACCTCGACCCGCCGCAGCACACCGTCCTGCGCAGTCCGGTCGTCTCGGCGTTCGGCCCCGGCCGGGTGGCGCGCTGGCGCCCGCGCATCGAGGCGATCGCCGGGGAGCTGCTGTCCGGGCTGGGCGACGAGCCGGGCCCGGTGGACCTCGTGAGCTCCTACACCGCGCCGTTCGCCGGCCGCGTCGTCGTCGAGCTGCTGGGTTTCGAGGGAGCGCGGTGGCAGCGCGTCACCGGTGACGTCGAGACGCTGCTGATGTCCGGGGGCGCCGAGAGCCCGGAGGCCGCCGCCTGCCGGGACCGGCTCGGGGACGCCTTCACCACGCTGCTCAAGGAGCGCGACCGGGAACCGGGCGACGACGTCGCCACCGTGCTGCTCGGCCACGACGACCCGGAGGCGGGCGGCGGAGCGCTCACCGAGGCCCAACGGGTCACGCTGCTGCACGGACTCGTCATCTCCGGCTACATCGGCATCCGCGACCTGCTGGCGCGTCACCTGTACGGGGTGCTCACCACGCCCGGGTTCCGGGACCGGCTGGTGGCACAGCCCGAGCTGGTGCCCGGCGCCGTCGTGGAGTTGCTGCGGTTCTACCCGTCGAGCAACGACGGCCTGCTGCGGCTGGCCACGCGGGACGTGGAGCTGTCCGGGCGCACCGTGCCGGCGGGCAGCCCGGTGCTCCCCCTGGTCTCGGCCGCCTGCCGCGACCCGCGTCTCGTGGAGCGGCCCGATCAGCTCCTGGTGGACCGTGCGCGGACGCCGACGCTCGCCTTCGGCGCCGGGCCGCACCAGTGCCCGGCGGCCGACCTCGCCACCGTCCAGCTCGCCACCGGCATCGGGCGGCTGCTCGCCGCGTACCCCGGTGCCCGGCTCGCGGTCCCGGCCGAGGACGTGGAGCACACCTCCCGGCTGCTGCCGCTCGGCGTCACCGAGCTGCCCGTCCTGCTCCGCGCCCCGGCATGA
- a CDS encoding adenylyl-sulfate kinase, translating to MTSHRPFCTCWPGATLWLTGAPGAGKTTVMTGLARRLEAAGRRVHVLDGDEQHTLFGTDPAPGRVRRAADVQRVGLVAEVLARNGVLALVAVTAADATQTDAVRRRHTRSATTCLEVHVATGSDRADDPYAAPARCDLTLPAYRQSAEESVTELMNLLKRRELA from the coding sequence ATGACATCCCACCGCCCCTTCTGCACCTGCTGGCCCGGCGCCACCCTGTGGCTCACCGGAGCACCGGGCGCGGGCAAGACGACCGTCATGACGGGGCTCGCCCGCCGTCTGGAGGCGGCCGGTCGGCGCGTGCACGTCCTGGACGGGGACGAGCAGCACACCCTGTTCGGCACGGACCCCGCACCCGGCCGCGTGCGGCGCGCCGCCGATGTCCAGCGGGTCGGCCTGGTCGCCGAGGTGCTGGCCCGCAACGGCGTCCTCGCCCTGGTGGCGGTGACCGCCGCCGACGCGACGCAGACGGACGCCGTCCGCCGTCGCCACACCCGGTCGGCCACCACCTGCCTGGAGGTGCACGTCGCCACCGGATCCGACCGGGCGGACGACCCGTACGCGGCGCCCGCCCGGTGCGACCTCACCCTTCCGGCGTACCGGCAGAGCGCCGAGGAGTCGGTGACGGAACTGATGAACCTGCTCAAGCGGCGCGAACTCGCGTGA
- a CDS encoding FAD-dependent oxidoreductase translates to MSVLVVGGGPAGLSAALFLARAGVPVVLLDRRAGTSTLPRATHVTRRTAELLREAGLQDAVAEAGFEVVTGHDPRVDTEPERVLPRTVVAVRSLSELDGAQVLETGAEELAIPGPCPPYWCGQDRMEPLLREAAVREGADVRFGHELTGLTVREDEVLARVRRPDGGTDTLGARYLIAADGAHGTIADRVGIADTGLGTVASRTSIFFRADLSRLVKGRRFFMSMIENPEFTGAVMQLNGAHTWAAAVESRAVGEGPPDPGRCLSLVRAAIGDPGVAADLTGTLRWQARHKIAECYRRGPVFLVGDSAHLHPPAGGYGSNMGMQDAHNLAWKIAAVLRGWAAPGLLDTYDTERRPVGFATAQQTLLLDGVPSERLDGAVPCDPRLIIMGYRYHSTAVPGSEAAPDGAFPPEFDLSGAPGTRLPHLPVRLAHDPGAEPVSTLDLCGPTPDGSHLTLLATDDRWGCTAAGVAGELGVPVTAHTVLTDPASPADFARSCGTGPGGALLVRPDGFVAWRAESAEPPHDALRHQRLASVVRAIVSPLPDGAESPPLTLRSGP, encoded by the coding sequence ATGTCCGTACTGGTCGTCGGCGGCGGACCGGCGGGGCTGTCGGCCGCTCTGTTCCTGGCCCGCGCCGGCGTCCCGGTCGTCCTCCTCGACCGCAGGGCCGGCACGTCCACCCTGCCCCGCGCCACGCACGTCACCCGGCGCACTGCCGAACTGCTGCGCGAGGCCGGACTGCAGGACGCGGTCGCCGAGGCCGGTTTCGAGGTCGTCACGGGCCACGACCCGCGCGTCGACACCGAGCCCGAGCGCGTGCTGCCCCGCACGGTGGTCGCCGTCCGCTCGCTCAGCGAGCTGGACGGCGCCCAGGTGCTGGAGACCGGCGCGGAGGAACTCGCGATCCCCGGCCCCTGCCCGCCCTACTGGTGCGGTCAGGACCGCATGGAGCCGCTGCTGCGCGAGGCCGCCGTACGGGAGGGCGCGGACGTGCGCTTCGGTCACGAACTCACCGGCCTGACGGTCCGTGAGGACGAGGTGCTGGCCCGGGTGCGCCGCCCGGACGGGGGGACGGACACGCTCGGTGCCCGCTACCTGATCGCCGCCGATGGGGCACACGGCACGATCGCGGACCGGGTCGGCATCGCCGACACGGGGCTGGGCACGGTCGCCTCCCGCACCAGCATCTTCTTCCGGGCGGACCTCAGCCGCCTGGTCAAGGGCCGCCGGTTCTTCATGAGCATGATCGAGAATCCGGAGTTCACCGGGGCGGTCATGCAGCTCAACGGCGCACACACCTGGGCGGCCGCCGTGGAGAGCCGGGCCGTCGGCGAGGGCCCCCCGGACCCGGGTCGGTGCCTGAGCCTGGTGCGCGCCGCGATCGGCGACCCGGGGGTGGCCGCGGACCTCACCGGGACCCTGCGCTGGCAGGCCCGGCACAAGATCGCCGAATGCTACCGTCGCGGCCCCGTCTTCCTCGTCGGGGACTCCGCCCACCTGCACCCCCCGGCCGGCGGCTACGGCTCCAACATGGGGATGCAGGACGCCCACAACCTGGCCTGGAAGATCGCGGCCGTGCTGCGCGGCTGGGCCGCCCCCGGCCTCCTGGACACCTACGACACCGAACGGCGACCGGTCGGCTTCGCCACCGCCCAGCAGACCCTCCTCCTCGACGGGGTGCCCTCCGAACGGCTCGACGGCGCGGTCCCCTGCGACCCCCGCCTCATCATCATGGGCTACCGCTACCACTCGACGGCCGTGCCCGGCTCCGAAGCGGCACCCGACGGAGCCTTCCCGCCCGAGTTCGACCTGTCGGGAGCCCCCGGCACCCGGCTGCCGCACCTGCCGGTACGGCTCGCGCACGACCCGGGGGCGGAGCCGGTCTCCACCCTCGACCTGTGCGGGCCGACCCCGGACGGTTCCCACCTCACCCTGCTCGCCACCGACGACCGGTGGGGGTGCACGGCCGCCGGGGTCGCGGGCGAACTCGGCGTCCCGGTGACCGCCCACACCGTCCTGACCGACCCCGCCTCGCCCGCCGACTTCGCGCGGTCCTGCGGTACGGGGCCCGGTGGCGCCCTGCTGGTGCGGCCCGACGGTTTCGTGGCCTGGCGCGCCGAGTCGGCCGAGCCTCCGCACGACGCCCTGCGCCACCAGCGGCTGGCGTCGGTGGTACGCGCCATCGTCTCCCCGCTCCCGGACGGCGCCGAATCCCCACCACTGACCCTTCGGAGTGGTCCATGA
- a CDS encoding carbamoyltransferase family protein, protein MSVLGLGGSGHDWAACATDGERLVAVDEERLMRSKYGLGADLLAGVSRRACLEQMDTTAADVEHVVACELVPRPFYHSFRRRVRVINHHLAHAYSAFGASGMTRAAVLVCDNSGSLTTGDKTGAGAREAETISSYVADEDGIRLVDRVSGTHLVDAGSESAYYQPGETDNSLGHFYRTASIAIGLAYTGPKTRFPVSEDGKTMGLAPYGDERFVDELSELVTLLPEGRVSISASKTTHVLSRLAEGADFDTKAAIARAAQEVLEHALVHCARALYERTGLTDLCLAGGVALNSVANGRILKETPFERIFVVPAAGDNGISLGCAYYGLHELEGVPMDRLPALRDAYLGPEYPRARAQRAVADSGLPARTPEDLPGTVAGLLADGKIVGWWDGRSEFGPRALGHRSIFAAPFPASVRDHLNDHVKFREWFRPYAPVIRAERSAEFFDLGQPSPYMLIVTKVTRPDAIPSATHVDGTARHQTLEEHQNPSVHRLLGEFERLTGCPVILNTSFNVAGQPIVETPEEAVEAFASMNLDHLVVGDQLVSKG, encoded by the coding sequence ATGTCCGTGCTGGGCCTCGGCGGATCAGGTCACGACTGGGCGGCGTGCGCCACCGACGGCGAGCGTCTCGTCGCGGTCGACGAGGAACGCCTGATGCGCAGCAAGTACGGTCTGGGCGCCGACCTGCTGGCCGGCGTCAGCCGCCGGGCGTGCCTGGAACAGATGGACACCACCGCGGCCGATGTGGAGCACGTGGTCGCCTGCGAACTGGTGCCGCGCCCCTTCTACCACTCCTTCCGCCGCCGGGTGCGGGTGATCAACCACCATCTCGCCCATGCCTACAGCGCGTTCGGCGCCTCGGGCATGACCCGCGCCGCCGTGCTGGTGTGCGACAACTCCGGCAGTCTGACCACCGGGGACAAGACCGGAGCCGGTGCCCGCGAGGCCGAGACCATCAGTTCGTACGTGGCCGACGAGGACGGTATCCGGCTGGTCGACCGCGTCAGCGGCACCCACCTCGTGGACGCGGGCTCGGAGAGCGCTTACTACCAGCCCGGCGAGACCGACAACTCGCTCGGCCACTTCTACCGCACCGCGAGCATCGCCATCGGCCTCGCCTACACGGGTCCCAAGACCCGGTTCCCGGTCAGCGAGGACGGCAAGACGATGGGGCTCGCCCCCTACGGCGACGAGCGTTTCGTCGACGAACTGTCGGAACTGGTCACGCTGTTGCCCGAGGGCAGGGTCAGCATCTCGGCGAGCAAGACCACGCACGTCCTCTCCCGGCTCGCCGAGGGCGCCGACTTCGACACGAAGGCGGCGATCGCCCGGGCGGCCCAGGAGGTGCTGGAACACGCCCTGGTGCACTGCGCCCGGGCCCTGTACGAGCGGACCGGTCTGACCGACCTGTGCCTGGCCGGGGGAGTGGCCCTCAACAGCGTCGCCAACGGCCGCATCCTCAAGGAGACTCCCTTCGAGCGGATCTTCGTGGTCCCCGCCGCCGGCGACAACGGCATCAGCCTCGGCTGCGCCTACTACGGGCTGCACGAACTCGAAGGCGTGCCCATGGACCGCCTGCCGGCCTTGCGCGACGCCTATCTGGGCCCCGAGTACCCGCGCGCCCGGGCCCAGCGGGCCGTCGCCGACTCCGGGCTGCCCGCCCGCACCCCCGAGGACCTGCCCGGGACGGTCGCCGGGCTGCTGGCGGACGGCAAGATCGTGGGCTGGTGGGACGGCCGCAGCGAGTTCGGGCCCCGGGCGCTGGGCCACCGCAGCATCTTCGCCGCCCCCTTCCCGGCCTCCGTGCGCGACCACCTCAACGATCACGTCAAGTTCCGCGAGTGGTTCCGCCCGTACGCCCCCGTCATCCGCGCCGAGCGCAGCGCGGAGTTCTTCGACCTCGGCCAGCCCTCCCCGTACATGCTCATCGTCACGAAGGTGACCCGGCCCGACGCCATCCCCTCCGCCACCCACGTGGACGGCACGGCCCGGCACCAGACGCTGGAGGAGCACCAGAATCCTTCCGTCCACCGCCTGTTGGGCGAGTTCGAGCGGCTCACCGGCTGTCCGGTGATCCTCAACACCTCCTTCAACGTGGCCGGCCAGCCCATCGTCGAGACCCCCGAAGAGGCGGTCGAGGCCTTCGCGTCCATGAACCTGGACCACCTCGTGGTCGGCGACCAACTGGTGAGCAAGGGCTGA
- a CDS encoding methyltransferase: MNEHVDTADKGPNKQMVELLQGAWRARAIHVATELGLPDLLERGERTVAELAELTGTHARTLGRLLRALSTFGVFQRHADGHTYSQSPLSAVLVSEPGNAESTDARFMAANWHWAAWGDLLHSVRTGDSSFEVANHGVSFWELTKSDPEAKERFNEAMNAVSREESTGVARTYDFSGVRTVVDVAGGLGSLLAAILTEHPEVFGTILERPEIVPLAQARLEAADVAGRYEIVAGDFFEQVPAGADLYTIKRALHDWDDDTIVRILEQIKEAMRPDSVLLIIEGVVDEESDQEALFRGLLLTVLVGGQDRPESDYRALAERAGLRVVRTVPVSDDLRIVETRRD; this comes from the coding sequence ATGAACGAGCACGTCGACACAGCGGACAAGGGCCCGAACAAGCAGATGGTGGAACTGCTCCAGGGAGCGTGGCGGGCGCGCGCCATCCACGTCGCCACCGAGCTGGGCCTGCCGGACCTGCTGGAGCGGGGCGAGCGCACAGTGGCCGAACTGGCCGAGCTGACCGGCACGCACGCCCGGACTCTGGGCCGCCTGCTGCGCGCACTGTCCACCTTCGGGGTCTTCCAGCGGCACGCGGACGGCCACACCTACTCCCAGTCGCCGCTGTCGGCCGTCCTCGTCTCCGAGCCCGGCAACGCCGAGTCCACCGACGCGCGGTTCATGGCGGCGAACTGGCACTGGGCCGCGTGGGGCGACCTCCTGCACTCGGTGCGCACCGGTGACTCCTCCTTCGAGGTCGCCAACCACGGGGTGTCGTTCTGGGAGCTGACCAAGAGCGATCCGGAGGCCAAGGAGCGGTTCAACGAGGCCATGAACGCCGTGTCGCGGGAGGAGAGCACCGGGGTCGCCAGAACGTACGACTTCTCCGGGGTCCGGACGGTGGTCGACGTCGCCGGCGGGCTCGGCAGTCTCCTGGCCGCGATCCTCACCGAGCACCCCGAGGTGTTCGGCACGATCCTCGAACGCCCCGAAATCGTGCCGCTCGCACAGGCGCGACTGGAGGCGGCGGACGTCGCCGGGCGGTACGAGATCGTCGCCGGGGACTTCTTCGAACAGGTGCCGGCCGGTGCGGACCTCTACACGATCAAGCGCGCCCTGCACGACTGGGACGACGACACGATCGTGCGCATCCTGGAGCAGATCAAGGAGGCGATGCGGCCGGACTCCGTCCTGCTGATCATCGAGGGCGTGGTGGACGAGGAGTCCGACCAGGAGGCTCTGTTCCGGGGCCTGCTGCTGACCGTCCTGGTGGGCGGGCAGGACCGGCCGGAGTCGGACTACCGGGCCCTGGCCGAGCGGGCGGGCCTGCGCGTGGTGCGCACTGTCCCGGTCAGCGACGACCTGCGCATCGTGGAGACCCGCCGGGACTGA